The region GATTTCGAAACAATTGCTGAATTCTTACCTTGTTTTCACTTCTTCCCGATACTTAAGGAAGATATGATCTGCCCCCGAAGATTGGAAAACATGAACTTGTTTCCCACAAACGATACCTGAAGTACCACCACTTTCAAAATTTATGTTGGTTAATAAAGATTTTTTAGCGGAGCTGGCTAATTGGGTTTCTAAGGTATTATCCGagttattttttgttaatgaggcTCGAATGGCCGCAGTTATGGGATCTAACGTAGATGCCGGCATAATTATTCCTAAAAACTACACGTGTAGATGCACTTCTGAATTGGCGTGTCTTACAATCACTTAGTTGTGTACCGCGGTGGAGAAATAGACCGTTCACTTGcacaatacattcaaaattgcATTTTAAAGTTGATCGTAAACAAAATCcccgaaaaaattttgaatggctACACCTGCACACACTATTATGTTATCATACAAACATTTTTCGGCCCTATACATCACCGACAAAGTCAATTTCTTACAACTACTGTTATATGCGCAAGCCTAATTTCCATTTTGGCTTCTAGCCACATCTTCTTAATTTATTCCTTTTTTCTACAGCAGTGGTCTTAGCCTTATACGTTTCATGAATggctcaaatattcaattataaaaagAGTAAATATTCCTAATTGTGTATAAATTTGTCATAGATTTTTAAGaattagaaataataattattattatttattgaagaaTACATTTTGGAGGGTATTTTTACTATTCTGTGGTTATAACCTGAAACTCGAAAATTTTCATCTATGCTTTTTGATTATTAACGAGGTTATCATTCTGTGGAGGTTATGATGAATAGAACCCAAAACggttaatttttcaataaattgtatTTTGGATTTGTTACTACATACCATCATGAAATTACTTGTCCATAATATACTAACAAGTAAATGTTTGAAGGGTGTCAAAGTTGGCTATCCCCTCGCTATTAAGGTATGttatttataattgtatatttGCAAAagatttttatgtatatatcaAACTTGATCACCGAATAATAAGTTATAAATCTTATATTTTTCAGGCTGAAGAGGTCAcaacatctgttgttgatttcaatacAGAATTCATTCAAAGAATCATTCCCAAACTAGAATGGAATGTACTAAAAGAAGCATGTGATAATGTGATGGAGAATGGATATCTCCCAAATGAACTTACTGAAAATTATAGTAATGATGAAGAATTgcttaaaaaaattcatcatgttTTGatggaaattgaaattataaaagGAAATTTGGTTTGTCCAGAAACAGGTCGATCTTTTCCAATTACAAATGGTATCCCTAATATGCTTTTAAATGAAGATGAGGTTTGAATATGTCTTGTTGGAAGATATATATATTAACAAATAACTGAAATGTCAAATAATGGGATCTTAAATTAGATTTTATATATGATTTGTTGTTCTAATAACTGAGTTTAGAATAAATGtaaatattatattgatttttgtttcatgaaacCTATTGACATGTTTTCTTTCTTTTCTATTGTAATATTTGTATGTATCGTGCTGCACAGGTTAAGTGTAAGAATAGCCTGAGGC is a window of Harmonia axyridis chromosome 2, icHarAxyr1.1, whole genome shotgun sequence DNA encoding:
- the LOC123673857 gene encoding multifunctional methyltransferase subunit TRM112-like protein; translated protein: MKLLVHNILTSKCLKGVKVGYPLAIKAEEVTTSVVDFNTEFIQRIIPKLEWNVLKEACDNVMENGYLPNELTENYSNDEELLKKIHHVLMEIEIIKGNLVCPETGRSFPITNGIPNMLLNEDEV